A genomic window from Lotus japonicus ecotype B-129 chromosome 1, LjGifu_v1.2 includes:
- the LOC130734436 gene encoding uncharacterized protein LOC130734436 isoform X2, giving the protein MRLMEINIAKVEKEEEISNLDIVGGRVLQNCQCNELEERSKKTEVRCAELEIELQKETDYCGVLEAKVKVLEREKFELENELRVLKMVGEGLNRPEAVVCEKERAKTPIIDLKRDNEAVQLMTENKVLECQKERAQSEFEVSKDNYKFLESQALQSEMGRGNCFHEENGMKPEHKQISTEGYMHHASFDYQQNQEKVTDFRNDDSCISPSNEFGDMQLAGTPSNGIFHRSSMVLPRRNVRKQLTFKTEESPNKKLIPSLTINSKSTSVSVIDISDSDEEVPSHDPVPHRQGSGNILISTSFAAGNGKNSHSSCAQNNEENLDFSEEPLFVANTKRKRTCNVVTSESESDDEDNMPISKLKRIHIQEASADQVRHGSNSSLTATISEDDKFTDNVKKA; this is encoded by the exons ATGAGGTTGATGGAGATAAATATAGCAAAAGtggaaaaagaggaagaaataTCGAACCTCGATATTGTTGGCGGTAGAGTTTTGCAAAATTGTCAGTGTAATGAATTGGAAGAGAGAAGCAAGAAAACTGAAGTGAGGTGTGCGGAGTTAGAAATTGAACTTCAAAAGGAAACGGATTACTGTGGAGTTCTTGAGGCTAAAGTCAAGGtattggagagagaaaagttTGAACTTGAAAATGAGCTGAGAGTTTTGAAGATGGTGGGCGAAGGACTTAACAGACCAGAAGCTGTCGTTTGTGAAAAAGAGAGAGCAAAAACACCAATTATTGATTTGAAAAGGGACAATGAGGCTGTTCAGCTAATGACTGAAAACAAAGTTTTGGAATGTCAGAAGGAAAGGGCTCAGAGTGAGTTTGAGGTCAGCAAAGACAATTACAAGTTTCTGGAATCACAGGCCTTACAGTCGGAGATGGGAAGGGGCAATTGTtttcatgaagaaaatggaaTGAAGCCAGAGCATAAACAGATAAGTACTGAAGGATACATGCATCATGCAAGCTTTGATTACCAGCAGAATCAGGAGAAAGTCACAGATTTCAGGAATGATGATTCTTGTATTTCTCCTTCTAATGAATTTGGAGATATGCAATTAGCAG GGACACCTTCTAATGGCATATTTCACAGAAGTTCTATGGTGCTACCTCGAAGAAATGTTAGAAAACAGTTGACATTTAAAACTGAAGAGAGTCCCAACAAAAAGTTGATTCCATCTTTAACCATCAATTCAAAATCTACTTCTGTTAGTGTGATTGATATCAGTGACAGCGACGAGGAGGTACCTTCTCACGACCCGGTACCACATCGGCAGGGTAGcggaaatattttaatttcaacaAGTTTTGCAGCAGGAAATGGAAAGAACTCTCACAGCAGTTGTGCCCAAAACAATGAGGAAAATTTAGATTTTAGTGAAGAACCCTTATTTGTTGCTAATACTAAGAGGAAACGAACTTGTAATGTTGTTACAAGTGAGTCTGAaagtgatgatgaagataataTGCCAATTAGTAAACTTAAAAGGATACATATTCAGGAAGCAAGTGCTGACCAAGTCAGACATGGCTCTAATAGTTCCCTGACAGCAACTATTTCAGAGGATGACAAGTTCACTGACAATGTAAAGAAAGCGTAG
- the LOC130734436 gene encoding uncharacterized protein LOC130734436 isoform X1, whose product MRLMEINIAKVEKEEEISNLDIVGGRVLQNCQCNELEERSKKTEVRCAELEIELQKETDYCGVLEAKVKVLEREKFELENELRVLKMVGEGLNRPEAVVCEKERAKTPIIDLKRDNEAVQLMTENKVLECQKERAQSEFEVSKDNYKFLESQALQSEMGRGNCFHEENGMKPEHKQISTEGYMHHASFDYQQNQEKVTDFRNDDSCISPSNEFGDMQLAAGTPSNGIFHRSSMVLPRRNVRKQLTFKTEESPNKKLIPSLTINSKSTSVSVIDISDSDEEVPSHDPVPHRQGSGNILISTSFAAGNGKNSHSSCAQNNEENLDFSEEPLFVANTKRKRTCNVVTSESESDDEDNMPISKLKRIHIQEASADQVRHGSNSSLTATISEDDKFTDNVKKA is encoded by the exons ATGAGGTTGATGGAGATAAATATAGCAAAAGtggaaaaagaggaagaaataTCGAACCTCGATATTGTTGGCGGTAGAGTTTTGCAAAATTGTCAGTGTAATGAATTGGAAGAGAGAAGCAAGAAAACTGAAGTGAGGTGTGCGGAGTTAGAAATTGAACTTCAAAAGGAAACGGATTACTGTGGAGTTCTTGAGGCTAAAGTCAAGGtattggagagagaaaagttTGAACTTGAAAATGAGCTGAGAGTTTTGAAGATGGTGGGCGAAGGACTTAACAGACCAGAAGCTGTCGTTTGTGAAAAAGAGAGAGCAAAAACACCAATTATTGATTTGAAAAGGGACAATGAGGCTGTTCAGCTAATGACTGAAAACAAAGTTTTGGAATGTCAGAAGGAAAGGGCTCAGAGTGAGTTTGAGGTCAGCAAAGACAATTACAAGTTTCTGGAATCACAGGCCTTACAGTCGGAGATGGGAAGGGGCAATTGTtttcatgaagaaaatggaaTGAAGCCAGAGCATAAACAGATAAGTACTGAAGGATACATGCATCATGCAAGCTTTGATTACCAGCAGAATCAGGAGAAAGTCACAGATTTCAGGAATGATGATTCTTGTATTTCTCCTTCTAATGAATTTGGAGATATGCAATTAGCAG CAGGGACACCTTCTAATGGCATATTTCACAGAAGTTCTATGGTGCTACCTCGAAGAAATGTTAGAAAACAGTTGACATTTAAAACTGAAGAGAGTCCCAACAAAAAGTTGATTCCATCTTTAACCATCAATTCAAAATCTACTTCTGTTAGTGTGATTGATATCAGTGACAGCGACGAGGAGGTACCTTCTCACGACCCGGTACCACATCGGCAGGGTAGcggaaatattttaatttcaacaAGTTTTGCAGCAGGAAATGGAAAGAACTCTCACAGCAGTTGTGCCCAAAACAATGAGGAAAATTTAGATTTTAGTGAAGAACCCTTATTTGTTGCTAATACTAAGAGGAAACGAACTTGTAATGTTGTTACAAGTGAGTCTGAaagtgatgatgaagataataTGCCAATTAGTAAACTTAAAAGGATACATATTCAGGAAGCAAGTGCTGACCAAGTCAGACATGGCTCTAATAGTTCCCTGACAGCAACTATTTCAGAGGATGACAAGTTCACTGACAATGTAAAGAAAGCGTAG